One window of Papaver somniferum cultivar HN1 chromosome 9, ASM357369v1, whole genome shotgun sequence genomic DNA carries:
- the LOC113309774 gene encoding probable LRR receptor-like serine/threonine-protein kinase At5g16900 encodes MKNTKVNLVRLILLALSFSSPLLTVSAQTNQTDVAALSLLQINFPLLALISTGDPCLPTPHFWLECSSDTTPRITALNLNGAALAGVLLPDFSAMDALEIIDLSNNLLVLEFPDFLANFPNLKVLNLANNFFFGTIPISLMEKSINNTLELTLTGPGMINLCFSDEELCETVPGTQTNFGQTPVLIDPLANGFTINGVGK; translated from the exons ATGAAGAATACTAAGGTCAATCTTGTTCGTTTGATCCTATTAGCATTGTCTTTCTCATCTCCACTCCTCACAGTTTCCGCACAAACTAACCAAACTGATG TGGCGGCATTGAGTTTGCTACAAATTAATTTTCCTCTACTTGCGTTAATATCAACCGGCGATCCATGTCTTCCTACACCACATTTTTGGCTTGAGTGTAGCTCCGATACTACACCTCGAATAACAGCTCT AAATCTTAATGGCGCCGCATTGGCTGGGGTACTTCTCCCGGATTTTAGTGCCATGGATGCACTTGAAATCAT AGACTTGAGCAATAACCTATTGGTACTTGAATTTCCTGATTTTCTAGCCAACTTCCCTAATCTAAAAGTGTT GAACTTGGCGAACaactttttctttggaacaatccCTATATCATTGATGGAAAAATCCATCAATAACACGTTGGAGTTGAC gttAACAGGACCGGGAATGATAAACTTGTGCTTTTCTGATGAAGAACTATGCGAAACCGTACCAGGAACACAAACAAATTTTGGACAAACGCCAGTACTAATTGACCCATTGGCAAATGGTTTCACGATAAATGGCGTAGGGAAGTAA